The Cryptomeria japonica chromosome 6, Sugi_1.0, whole genome shotgun sequence genomic interval ATGTGTTTAcatatttattttgttgatttgcattagatggttgaaggattagattaataatgttaaagattgcaaaacaccgattcaccccccccctcttagtgttccttgattccaacaatataTATATCCTCCCAAATGATAAGAGAGGTTTGGGTATCATTGATCCTTAAACACAAGGGGTTTACCTTTTAGCCAAATGGATTAGTAGAGCCTTGTAAAGTAATGGTCTTTGGAAAATTTTGATTAGCTTTTGAATTCAAATAGCCACAACCGACAATTCTTGGAACATAGCTCAATGGAATGATAAAACCCTTTTAACCTCATTTTTAAAACTCCATGGTTCAACCCCTCTCAACTAATATTGGAAGGCTTGTCAATTCGTTTCACAGAAGTTGTCTTCGTTTGATCAAACCTTGAACCATGGGCTAtgttttgtaacttcttcaataTGGTGGAATAGACTAATCTATGTGAATAACAATCATTTGGTAAAGATCCCTAGACATTCAAGGCTTCGACTTAAACATTCATTTGGCTTAAGCTACAAAGATAAGGTAGCATTGATGGACATTCAAAATTTGGCACTTGCTAATCTCACTCTCctcattgcatcttgcattcattCTCACTTTTTCAAGGAGTGGAAGTGGCCTAATGGCAACGACATTAGAGCCTTTCCCCTCAAAGTGCTCTATAAATAACTTGTTCCTAAATTGCCTCTCTCTTTGTCTCAACACTCTGTGGAGATGTAACATAAGTCTAGCCCATTGGAataaaatcaatcttcaaatctGGAAAACAAAAAATGATGAATCACAAATAACTACTTGGAAACTCCATGCAAAACTTCCAGTGGGATCTCATCTTAAATTCCTCAACTTGCCCCTATCTTTCCCATTTTGCATAAAGAAGAATATATGTCAATCATTGTTTTTGGCTATGCCATCATGTGATAATGAACTATGGACTGCCATTAAGACCTCCATACCTACTCTCTTTCATTTCATGTGGTCATGGAAAACTGCTCTAGTTGGATCCTCTCATGCCCACAACTTGATTTCTAACTCTTGTAGgattatcataaaaaaaaaaaattagaagtttTGATGTCAGCCAACTTTGCCTAACTCTTTTCTCCCTAGAAATATAAATTCAAACAATATGCTCCAACATACAAACTCAAATGGTTTTCCTAGCCTCTTCTTTTCATGATGACGTAACTAATCTACAAGCTAAAAATATTCTAGCACAACTACGAGATAAAATCAAACCAACTACAACACACTTCAACTTATGTTCTTCTCTTCTTGCCTCTTTAACAAATGATGAAAATATACGGCAAGGCGAGTTCTTCCGTTGACTTGCATATCTTGTTTTCTTTGATTAGTGGCTAGGGAAGTGTGTTAAGTACACATTTCAAGTCGTCTTATGTTGTTGTCTTGTTATCAACTTCAACCTTCCACCAGAGTTTGTTACTCCATCTCTGCCTCATGGAAATTATTTTTATGTTGGCAATAGAAACAACTATTCAGAAGATGTTTTTAGTTTATGTTGACACATTTTTTTAATGTATTCAACATCTTCTATTAAGAAGTTATGTTTAGcttgaaaggaagctaaggtgcggAAAACACTTCCTGACATTGATCTAGTAAGGGagatagtgcaattttttttttacaatctttaACTATTACAGAATAAGAATCACATTCAACAATGAGATAATCAACATCCATAAAGATATACAgtaatgaacacaagatatatcatggggaaaaccctttcaggagaaaaaccccacactccaaatgCACAATACTTTACTTTGTATTATAGTAAATTAATGGTTATAATACATTATCaacacttagcttcttcaacaAGAGTTTATTAATAACAACCCACAATCTAGATCAATTTTGGCAACATAACACTTCACCTTCAAAATACAACTAACTAATACTCTCCAAGGTTACcttatatagagaaatacaacCCAAGAGGTAGCTTCTAGATGAAGATACAAGATGGGGTGGTGCAAAACATTTGGCCCTACTTTTCAGCCATAAAAAAGaatgcaaatgacacatgtacatctccaaatgactccccattcaaacctcctaagttggacACCCAAAATTTTCTATTTTGAGGTATGACAAATGCTCTTACACATCTTACAACTGTCATAATTTACAACACTTACAACTATAAGAGAATGTGTGATAGTTTTCTATTATTAGTTAATTCTCTTACAACCTGTCATAAacccaacttgggcacccaccttctccatgcCAAGATATCTCCTACCACTTGTCCATTTTGTCATAGAATCTATCATAGGCTATCATATGTAAATGTGTCATAGAAtcttgtcataaaattgtcataacatGACACTTGTTGAGATGCTAAAAATGAGAtgcctacctccacatgtgcaacatatgtgtcatatATAGTCATTGCCAAGTAGGATCATACCACCAAGCATGTGGGTATGACTAGATAACTAGACATTTGTaggcaattaataaattaaaataataaataaatagaacaAAATCAATGTTAgaatttgcaaaggttgagacacctcaATCCCAATATAGCTTCTGTTGTTATATGCTAAAGATTTCTTTAAGAGCAGTTGTTGCTATCCACTATTCACTATTCCATCATTTTGTTATGTTCTCTTTGTTATAATATTGATATTACGACTATTGTTCTTTGTGTGTTTCTTAATCTAAtaaaaaaagatatcccatttccTACCAAAAATAAAATGATATTCTAATTCTATAATAGAAAAAATACGTAAATTTCACCTTATATTCCCTTCCATTTGCATTGCTCTAAATTGAATTTGCCTTGAAAATCAAGCCCATAATTTACATAAATCATGTTAGAAGaaaataaaatgatcaaattaacaTCTCTAGTCTCCATGCGTCAATACATATGCCAAAACAATATAAAGCAATTAACTAGACCTAAAATTAGGTATCTAGTAGAAATCGAAGTTCAAACCAATTGCAAAACAAAGTGTCTCTTAAAAAGAAGTGAAAATGCAAGGGCCACATCACATTTTTAGTACAAATAGTAAGGAACATCCCCAAAGACACTTTAAGACAAGTAAGCCGATTTGGAAAATTAATGACAAGTTTTTTATGTGGCAATATGATAAAAATACTCCTTTATAGTATCTTTATCATAATATTCTATTCGATTTATAATTGCTCTAATCTTCTTTGAAAGCCAAGACCAAAATTCATATTGAAAAAAATTACGTGATCAAATTAACACCTCTAGTCTCTATGTGTCAATACATATGCCAAACAATATAAAGCAATTAACTAGACTCAAACTTCCTCTGCTTTTTAAAAATGACAAACATGATAAAGCAATTAACTAGACCTAAACCTAAACTTAGGTATTGACTGGTAGAAATGGAAGTTGAAAGCAATTGTAAAACAGGGTGTCTTTTAAAAAGGAGTGAAAATGAAAGGGCCACATCACATTCCTAATACAAAGGGTAAGGGACGTCCAATCCCAAAGACACTTAAGACAAATAAGCCGATACGGAAAATTAATGGCAGAGTTATATTCGGATTTTTTTGTGTGGCAATGAATTCGCCTCATCCTTGTGATCCTCACGCCCCTGCTTTTACATCCTTTGAATATCTCTGTTTTTCCATCACACAAACGACACAACCATTTCCCCACCAATCAGACCCCAAGTACAATCCACTGTCTTCGCTCTTCTTTCCAtatttcttccttctatggtggcCATATCAACAGACTCTGTCAATTGACGCCAAGCTAAGTGAGAAAACAATGGAAGAATGCAAGTGCAGCGAGGATTCCTGTGAATGCGAGCTGCAAATGTCGAGATTAATGAAATCTGAGAGCGTCAGGAATTTGCATGAATTGATTGAGAAAGAATGTGGCGCAGTGGAAAGGACGGCTTGCCAGACGGCGGCCGGCCGGGCTCTGTGGAAGCATGTAATTCATGATCCTGTCGCTGAAATTCTCGCAGGGGAAACTTATCTCAGAAATTTGTACGGTAAGATGAAAAAGGACAGACTAAATAAGGCGCGGGAAATTGCAGGCGTTATGCTTGCTGTGCGTACGCTGTGGTTCGATTCCAGGCTGGAGGCCGCTCTGCGCTGTTTCGAGGGAGAAAGTCAAGTAGTTCTGCTTGGAGCAGGTTCGATCCTCTGACCTCTACTTTACTAGCACAATTTCTCTAAATTAAGCTGTAAAAAAGAGTGAAAGACTGAATTGGCTTCATGTCTGGTCTTTGTATTGTTCCTTTCCGAGTATATTATTTCACCTTTACATAGAAATGAACCAGTTCCCTGTACCAGCTAATTCTCCTAAAACATGGGGAGAGTCGAACCTTCCCACTGCCATCCTAGTCAACGTGTAACCGCTTTAAGTGGAGCCATTCATTTAGGTTTACCTAGTCTCTTTATTTTTTCCCAAAAAGAGAAACAGGCAAGTATTTTCATTACATACGCGGGAATGGTACACATGTCACCATATAAATGTACTCGTGTACACGTTTCATAGGGTTAGAATTCTGCATAAATATTATGATCCCCACATAAAATATTTAACGAAATCTTTtcgtttgactgtgttttttaaattaaaattaaaattgctgAACAATGCTGAAAAAAAGATGACGACAGCATACGATAGTAATAAAAATACAAGAGGGACAGTATTCTCTGACTCAGGATCGTACAACGTTAGAAAAGAAACACTACACACACAAACTAGTAAAACAAGAGGAAGAACAAGGAATTTTAATGAGACCAGCAGTCTAGGAGATTGGGAGATAACAAATTAATTTGTATTCAGATTTTTTTTCATGTTTGATTTTTCTGTTATGAATTTTGAATAAAATACTTGCTGGTTTGTGAAGTCTTGTTTCTTTGAAAAATTCATTCAGACTGTTCATCTTTAAGTTGTTATCAAATTGATATTGATATCTTTATAGGCTGCACACTTTGATAAAATGCCATTCAGTTTCTACCACCCTTTTGCTGCAAAAAAATGCAAGTTCTTTCTTCTCAATCTTTTTTGGAGATGATTGATTTGACAATTGATTTGTTATAATTAGTaattaattttaatgatattagatttccacaatccatagaattTGTTTGTGAGCAAGTTCTTGAAAAAATTGTGTGCGAGTTTTTAGAtaaacatttcggatcacactccatgatccaggATGAATGAGAGCACAAGATTCAAAAAATGAGTGGTTGCAGACGAGGAGGAAACTtaaaaagaggggggggggggggggggagaggagAGAGAAAGAAAAAGGTTGTCTTTCTCTCTGTACTCCCCCCCCTCTTTTTAAGTTTCTTCTTGGTCTGCTGTCTTTCTTTCTCCTCTCCCCCCCTCTTCTTAAGTTTCCTCTTGGTCTGCAACCATTAATTTTTTGCATCTTGTGCTCTCATTCAaactaatgatggatcacagaaaTGTTGATCTAAAAACTCGCACACAATTTTTCTAGAAACTTGCTTACAAAGtaattaattttcttaatttttattgataTTGTGTACAATGAAGCTCATAATTAGGAGATGTCATAGAAATTTTGTCTACAATGAAGCTTATGAGTAGGAGATATCTTTTTCTTAATATTTATTGTTATtgtctacaatgaagctataagtCAGATAATGAGTGTTCAGTACCATTCTTTGTACAAGAtgagttcttgtgaaccactattcATGAAATATGAGTCAACGAGTTTGACTAAAAAACTACATGGTTGAATACTGATACCAATGAAGCTGTcataaatgtttttcttttttcgAAATTTTGTTGTTGGAAACATAAATTAGTGAATAAATTAGTTAAAATTATAAAACAAGATTTCTTAATGTATTTTATAAGGCGTTTTGAGAACTTTTAGGAACCTTTACAAACAATTGGTCCCATAGATTTTGTAGTGGCAGGCAGATTTAAAGCTTTAATTTCCAAGGAGTGGGTGGGTGGACATAGTTGGTGGGTAGGAACAGAAAGTTGCACTCGGGTGGGAGAATTCGCCGTTGGGTGGGAGGGAGATTTAGTGAATTATAGTTGGCTTCTTTCTATTATATTGGGACGGGGTAGGGTGGGGAATTATGGATAGTAGATGTGGGTGGGAGGCCCCCCCTATTCTAGCAGGCTTATTAATCAAGAGGTAGATTAGTTGtaagggcccctactattctactATTTTTCCCAACCCAACCTTATTCTAGCAACTATAATTAGTtactctagccccctactattctatgggattCCCTACAATTTGGCTAGGTGAGGCCCCCCCTACAATTCTGCTGGGGGCTTCAATCGAGCCCTACAATTCTATGTGACTGATTAATGTGGGTGGGAGGAAAAAGGATGAGGTTGGGTGGGAGATAGTTGTCAATGTTCCCGGTGTTGATCTACCCACATCTCgggcacattttgaagacttttaaTAGGCTAGTGACCTGGCACAACTATGGATAGTAGGACAAACCAATTTAAAGAAATTACTAATCTCATGAAACAAgctcataattaattaaaataaaaaattatttattatttgtatGAATCTAAAAACTATAGATGAATGACACATGGTAGCAAGATCTTCTAAGTTTGTAAGGGAAGTTTTCAACTGAGTTTAAAGGCACTTTTTAAAATCTAAAATCTCAAAATATGAGTTTCAATTTATCTAAACGAGATTCTAATTTACCATGTAACAAAATGTTTTTCATCTTAAAGAACCTCTTGCTCCATTAAATAGTATTTGAAGCAAATTTAATAAGACCATTCCCAAAATCAAAACATTACAATATATTCATTATACCAAAATCATCCAAGACACAATTTCAACATCATCTAAATTATTATatcaaataaatacaatttaaacaacaatttttttttccaaaacttTATTAAtgatcaaacaaaaacttagatttCAACTCATATTTTTATCACAGCCGTAAGATGAACATTTCTTTCTTTATGATAAAGAAtccattttattaaatatttatgttgtTGTGCATCGTCATCTATAGAGGTGTGTATTTGCCATTTGAACTAGCTGGAGCTCCAATTTTTTTTCGTAACATGCTTAGAAATAAAAGGTAAAGATGAAAGTTAATAATTAATGAGACAGATGGGGTGAAcgtcaaatttaaataaaataattaaatgaattatatattttttttctttgaaagaGATTACGGTCCACCCACATATTACAAGGAacttaccgagttacaatatgaaTTTTCATTAATCTGATTCACACTTTGATATAATatctaaatttaaaataaaataataaaatataaatattgttaggtttatttgaaaattatttttataattaatttaaaaatatttattatataagttaaaaaaattatggtgttataaAATTATGtttgtaattaaataattttttttttaattgaaattagAATGCAAGTTAATAGTTAAAGTAGaaagaattttaatttcaaaaattgTATATATTTTTCTAAGATATATTTAACCGATATTTGTAAAATAATTGTTATGATATTGATGACGATTCTGCAGGAATGGATGCAAGAGTATATCGTCTTACTTGTCTAAAAGGTTGCACTGTCTTTGAGGTTGATCTTCCCAAGGTATTGGAGCTTAAAGTTGCTTTGCTTCAGGAGGCCGCAACAACCACCACCCAAGGAGAGAGACAACCATTAACATTTCATGCCAAAACTCTTTGCCATGTGCCATCAGACCTCACAAAAAAGGATTGGTTCGACTCTCTTATAAGCTCAGGATTCGTACCACAACATAACACAGTTTGGATACTAGAAGGCATTCTTTACTATCTCCATGACCTCAATGCCAGAGAGGTCTTGAGATTGATCTCAGAGAAGTGCCAAGGGAGCACAATTCTACTAGCAGACTTTATGAATGAGTGCTCAACAAACTTGCCCCATGAGCTTAAAAGCAATTTCCACTTCTATAGTGATTGGCCAGAAGAGCTTTTACCCACACTGGGCTATTCTCAAGTGAAGGTTTCCCAAATTGGAGATTCTGATGCAAATTTTGGGTTGTTGATGGATCCCCACAATTGTTTTAATAAATTGAGGGAGGTGCCTCGTTATATGAATATGGATGCCGATGGAATGCCTTGTAGAAGGCTTTATTTGGTTCAAGCTATCGTTGATCAAACAACGTCTAGAtcttaaaattttattgattttatgataagATTCTACTTGCACAATCTAAAAGAAAAATACTAAGCTATATATAGTTACTTCAGGCCTCTTGGTTTCTACCTTGTGGAAGAACATTTTCAAGTGGTAATTTATTTGATTGTAAGTTGAATGAAAAAATAATATATGTTTATTCTTTTCCTTCTATTTAGATTATATTATAGTTTATTCTTCCCCCTTGATCTAAGTACTAGGTTTTAGTCTCAAAAGTTGTTAGTACTAGTTTTTAATTTTATGATATTTGAATATTATAGTGCTATATAACTCTCAAATAGAGATCAAATACATTGTTGcaaaataattttcttaattaacatTTAGATCATTTGTAATATAACATGAAGAATTTAGAAAATCCTAGCCTTTCCCAAGAACATTAACTCTTGATTTTGAAATAGTGTAGAGGGGAAGAGGATTGCCATTTCATAGGAAAATATATTATAATGAAAATTAAAATGGGAAAAGATTGAAACACACACGAAATATTTATTGACTAAAATGTCATTCATTTCATTGGTAAACATATTTATAATttgatgtccaatttgattttcTCTTAAAGATTATATTTGAAATATGATGTTGGTGATCTTTTGGTTCTTGGAATAATGAAGTTTTTGGTCATTTGAGTCACATGTGACCATCTCAAAGATGATTGAGGGGTCATTTTAGGGGAATAAAAACTCTTTTATAACACACAAACCTCTACCATTTTGTTGGTGGCATCAAAGGTGAAGTATTGAAGGCGTCTAAGGGTCATGAGGGTTGCACTTAAATGAcaattatatatcattttttaCCTTTTTAAAATATAATGACTATTATAGTGAGAGGCATAAATATAATGGTAATAAGTGGTTGATTATAATAGAGTGAATGTGTTCACAAAAATCTTTACCATAATATTGATGTTCATTTACATGTAAAATTAATAATTAGTTATTAcatgtatatttaatatataattaaatattttaattatatctTTAACATCTTATTCCATTTTAAAAGTTTACACGTGACATAATGTTACAAAAGATATAATTTAAAGatataaacaatatatatatatagttaactaatatttttatataatttttttttattttcataagtTGAGATTTTTAGGTTGGTTGATCTTGGTGGAGGCCATAATGGGAAGTTCCTCTCTTTTATTTCAACATAGTTCTCAAGAGATGCCTAAATGTATTGGTACTAGAATTTTAATGAGAGTCTAGCTTGTTTGGGTGGCCAACCACACACCAAGTGGGATGATCAAACTTAGGTGACTAACTACGCATTAAGAGGCAATGACCATAATATGGCAACTAAGTACACACTTAGAGAAAACAACTATGATTGGGAACCTTGTAGACATCTAACATTCACCTCGCTACAAtagttaattatttaataattaattaatttcatccaCAATTCACTTCACTTattatctaaattaaataaattattcactcTCGCCTTATTGTTAAATGAAACACTtttctatttaattattaaataaacggAATCTACTTCACCCCTTATTAAATTGATTAAAATAAGTCCACTCTCATCTACTTAAactttttaaataaaattcaaataaaGTCACGTCTCCAAAATTCAAATAAATAGGCCCACACCATCCATCcacaataattaaattaaattaaattaaaaagtgTTCATTTGCATGTGATCTAATTTCCTAAGTGAATATCTACCATCCATCTAGTATCCACAACTTCTCTCAAGAATGTATAAATTAAGCTTCCAATTCATTCATCACCCCTAGGTTATATCACACTCATGTTCTCCCATACTTAGGCACTCATCAAAGATTGCATTCATGAGCATCCATCACATATCAAGGAAAATCAACCATACTCATACAAGTACATGTTATCAAGATTGTGAAGAATTCAAAGAGCAAATACATCACACATCCATGTGtatcattgtaaattgtacacctttatcagtgtgtccaatttcacacccTCCTAGCACCTAATTTAGTACTTCCCTTTCtgctatgcattataggacctttattgatttaaattaatattttgggtcttattccactttattacgtcatcacactcttatttgggcccttaattctaggtgtgctcTTTATTGTTTTATCATGATTTAATCCTAATCTTACCTTAATTCTAATCTTCAAGATATATTTCACACATCTACACATCTTAATTTGCCACTATGctagatttagcattagaatctCGATAGCTCGCATtcctagaaaataaaaaaaaagttggtcaaaccagGTAGTATACTACCTAATCTTGAACTTTTTTCCCTGAATTTCGAGAGCCTAATTGGACAATTTTaccctattcaaatctagctccgTTTGAAAATACATCAATTCTAAGTcgacctaaaggtgattttaattatgaaatccgtatgtaaggcatccctctcaattcattttcatcatcttatcttgtgctaacattatcatcaattcaagagcaaacTTCTTCAAGAGCAgatttgattcaaggagcaacaaactacatcaaggcatcttccatTTATGCTTCAGTTATGTTTTCACGatagattttatgtgatttatcatgttattgcgtCAACACATGGATGACTTATTCTAATAGCATTGCATCACCCAttaaaggtataatcatctacattcaagcatttcagccttgccctcaaaaggaaagtTTTTCCAATTCAGTTCAAGTTCATTTTCTATttaaattagggttaattccaaacttgggtttTAACATAAGGAAAATCCCTATTTACAATCCCCTTTCTCCCCTCTTGTGTGTAGCTACAAGTACCCAATGGAGCTAGGAAGACAAAAACAACATTAGGACCTATAAATAGTGCATCCagccaaatttcattagaaagtGCTTGGACTAGGGCGCTTGGGGAACCGTGGTCTAGGACTTGGGCATTTTGGAGCACCACGGTCCTCCCAGAATAGGTTCAAATTTGACAGGTGTCTCCTGGATtgcatcaaaattcaaaattttcagacTAAGGCATTGGGCGCCCTGGTCTGAGTGTCTTGGTCCTATCAATTCAATTCCAGATTTTAATTACAGGTACACAATCATATTCTCCTTCCATTTCTGTATCTAGTGTGAAGTTTTTGTTTCATTATCAGTTAGCATATTCAGTCCAATTTCCTAGTTTATGCATGTACCTTCTTACCTTAGATTTGGCATTCAAATTACATTTTTTCAAttacattcaaccctcttcttaatagaattaaggttggatctattgagttctgttagacagttcaaataaccggaagacaactgagagggggggggggggggtgaatcaattgtcacagattaccagaaccattagtaattaaaactttgataccggaacccaaaacattaataccggaataacagttaaaccaattaagcatagacaataatcatagaataaataccatcgacatgacaccaagatttatacgtggaaacccgataaagggaaaaaccacggtgggaagcctacccacagtcagataatacttttgcagtaagtatgtgaattacaattgaggggcctacacttgtagaaaggccaacagcctagagtgcacttctcatcacaaaaggagtctcactgactacatagaaatctagactacaatccagagaagtgttgaactgaaaaagatagaatctcctatgcctgagtatagttccggttaagctcaatactggaggactaaatcctcttacataaacccaattctatctccaatgatcaaccaaatcctttgcctgaatgatattacattattcgcacattacatcccttgatctctaccatatgatctacaatgagatcttacatctatatatacaaaccctcgaccataaacaatcaggtcgtccactagataataaaccaattacataattacaaaacatgtcagccttagaccaaacaaacaatatccaacatataagacatcccagaaacacattgagaggtccaatccacacgttatattaaagtcggtccataacctagatcaaccgggacccattataggtccacacgctaaagcaatgatctccatccgccaagtctcgaacatgatcaccaaaaacatcctgaaactccactagaagctgcaccaacaccacttatgcaattcatcaaagatcttcatcaaaagctttgtcgatgaaacccttgccgaaaccagAAGCCAATGCTtctaagaaaacatgatagcatccgatcaccagaataaaaccaactgattgaatatgaatatgagtatcatgaataagccaattccataaccaaactataccggagcctatgaga includes:
- the LOC131072125 gene encoding uncharacterized protein LOC131072125 → MKGPHHIPNTKGKGRPIPKTLKTNKPIRKINGRVIFGFFCVAMNSPHPCDPHAPAFTSFEYLCFSITQTTQPFPHQSDPKYNPLSSLFFPYFFLLWWPYQQTLSIDAKLSEKTMEECKCSEDSCECELQMSRLMKSESVRNLHELIEKECGAVERTACQTAAGRALWKHVIHDPVAEILAGETYLRNLYGKMKKDRLNKAREIAGVMLAVRTLWFDSRLEAALRCFEGESQVVLLGAGMDARVYRLTCLKGCTVFEVDLPKVLELKVALLQEAATTTTQGERQPLTFHAKTLCHVPSDLTKKDWFDSLISSGFVPQHNTVWILEGILYYLHDLNAREVLRLISEKCQGSTILLADFMNECSTNLPHELKSNFHFYSDWPEELLPTLGYSQVKVSQIGDSDANFGLLMDPHNCFNKLREVPRYMNMDADGMPCRRLYLVQAIVDQTTSRS